A single genomic interval of Phocoenobacter uteri harbors:
- the cydD gene encoding heme ABC transporter permease/ATP-binding protein CydD: MDKQRQKHLQKWLKQQQKIIKKLTYLNITLGFLGGLFTIAQMAILAIILHNLISLKQIPSSFYLLLFTLIGCFFGRALIVWLRQKIGFKAGMLLRVHLRNQIIEKMNAVGPMMMAQKPAGSWATLILEQVESLHNFYARYLPQQMLSVLIPIAILCVVFPLNWAAGLILLGTLPLLPLFMILAGMKAAEANQRHINILSRLSGQFLDKLKGLETIRLFGQGKQHTEQIHQSTEHFRLSTMDVLKMAFLSSAVLEFFTAISIAITAVYFGFTYLNQIDFGNYGTEVTLLIGFLCLMLAPEFYQPLRELGTFYHDKAAAIGAADSIEEFLTTDVITQQQGTQSLTDNNIEIQVTDCVVLSPQGAALSQPLNFEIKPQQRIAIVGQSGAGKSSLMNMFLGFLPYQGSVKLNGIELKDLDIKQWREKLAWIGQNPQLMKGSLKQNILLGCDEYHICEEQLNHALKQANATEFVEKLGLDYQLQENNIGLSGGQAQRIAIARAILRPSTFLLLDEPTASLDQHAEQQVLTALHNLSEQKTTLMITHRIEDLKQCDNVLVMKQGEIVQQGTFEQLENKGYFQQLLNSQIIDKE; the protein is encoded by the coding sequence ATGGATAAACAACGCCAGAAACATCTTCAAAAATGGTTAAAACAACAACAAAAAATTATTAAAAAATTAACTTATCTAAATATTACATTAGGGTTTCTCGGTGGCTTATTCACCATTGCTCAAATGGCGATTTTAGCGATTATTTTGCATAATTTGATTAGTTTGAAACAGATTCCTTCATCATTTTATTTACTCTTGTTCACCTTAATAGGCTGTTTTTTCGGACGAGCGTTGATTGTTTGGCTACGTCAAAAAATTGGCTTTAAAGCAGGTATGTTGTTACGCGTTCATTTGCGTAACCAAATTATTGAAAAAATGAATGCTGTTGGTCCAATGATGATGGCTCAAAAACCCGCAGGAAGTTGGGCAACCTTAATTTTAGAACAAGTAGAAAGTTTACATAATTTCTATGCACGTTATCTGCCACAGCAAATGCTGTCGGTGTTAATTCCAATCGCCATTCTTTGTGTCGTATTTCCACTCAACTGGGCAGCAGGCTTAATTCTACTTGGAACTTTGCCTTTATTGCCTTTGTTTATGATTCTCGCGGGGATGAAAGCAGCAGAAGCGAACCAACGTCACATCAATATTTTATCACGTTTGAGTGGGCAATTTTTAGATAAACTAAAAGGCTTAGAAACGATTCGCTTATTTGGTCAAGGCAAACAACATACCGAGCAAATTCATCAAAGTACCGAGCATTTTCGCCTTAGTACGATGGATGTGTTAAAAATGGCATTTCTTTCTTCTGCCGTTTTGGAATTTTTCACTGCAATTTCAATTGCAATTACTGCCGTTTACTTTGGTTTTACTTACCTTAATCAGATTGATTTTGGCAATTATGGGACGGAAGTTACTCTACTTATCGGTTTTCTTTGCTTAATGCTCGCCCCTGAATTTTATCAGCCACTGCGTGAGCTAGGCACGTTTTACCACGATAAAGCGGCGGCTATTGGTGCGGCTGATAGTATTGAAGAATTTTTAACGACGGACGTGATTACTCAGCAACAGGGTACGCAATCATTAACGGATAATAATATTGAAATTCAAGTGACAGATTGTGTCGTGCTATCGCCACAAGGTGCTGCACTTAGCCAACCTTTGAACTTTGAAATTAAACCACAGCAACGCATTGCCATCGTTGGGCAAAGTGGTGCAGGAAAAAGCTCTTTAATGAATATGTTTTTAGGCTTTTTACCTTATCAAGGTTCGGTAAAACTCAATGGTATTGAATTAAAGGATCTTGATATCAAGCAATGGCGAGAAAAATTAGCGTGGATCGGACAAAATCCCCAGTTAATGAAAGGATCGTTAAAGCAAAATATTCTGTTAGGCTGTGATGAATATCACATCTGTGAGGAACAATTAAATCACGCATTAAAACAAGCAAATGCCACCGAATTTGTTGAAAAATTAGGATTAGATTATCAGCTCCAAGAAAATAATATTGGGCTTTCAGGCGGACAGGCTCAGCGTATTGCGATTGCTCGTGCTATTTTGCGTCCATCAACATTCTTATTATTAGATGAACCGACCGCAAGTTTAGATCAGCACGCAGAACAGCAAGTACTGACTGCGTTACATAATCTTAGCGAGCAGAAAACCACACTGATGATCACTCATAGAATTGAAGATCTTAAACAATGCGATAACGTATTGGTAATGAAACAGGGCGAAATCGTGCAACAAGGCACATTTGAACAGCTTGAAAATAAAGGCTATTTTCAACAATTACTCAATTCTCAAATCATAGACAAGGAATAA
- the tamB gene encoding autotransporter assembly complex protein TamB, which translates to MNDITELPQTEETERPIKTKSRWRWLGYFFLVLVSIFIIVMGLLTTSFGQRQAILLANRLVDQLSISEVSGNLQDGLILKNSQFKMDGVNVKLKEANLKLDFNCVLDSKVCVDRIQLQDPTILIDTAKLPKSKADHTNKVIKFNLPIPISAQQLSVHNLHLKIDETELDVQSFTSGIQGKGKDLTLQPTNIQNISLLLPPQAVKSEQKFAKNEKNMTASNKKKFDIAALKDRLAQPLLTLPNEIAIPLNLAILQFNVKNIEIKQAIKDHAPKSLINIHSVAIKKSQLKDQQLDLTTFSVTSDKGNIDAQGKIILKESYPLDWKINADTPLFEELKLPASQAEITLSGALKEKTVLKLTTQGALTSKLKGHIQLSKPKAPFKLHLTSPKILYPFIKDKQKSEQFNAQNIMFNLDGNLLNYNIDLVAKLLDQPLSLTGKLASTDKAWIDVQNTLFLYGKNEIKMHGLIGENSDFHTNISAPDLTGLVPHLNATLNGTLNLKGNVTQPNIDLDLIAKNVNYKNLTLRYLTTKGHISSDEQIKGHLKAKLDKFNYNDIKINDADLNITGTEKEHHLTLISNGSPVAGNLQISGKFDRLLQQWRGTIQNVNVQSPVGVFKNQQDVKITYLHKLNQAEISAHCWQNKNIDLCFPHQFSVGKAGSVPFNITKLNLDIIKPYLDKKTQLNGIIEVVGNAQWFKNKPPQIEVEAKSELIGINHKIDYRHFPITVMPLKLSAKLLDNNLKVNTVAQIKNNGILTSELTIQDITGQRYLDGFLNIDDIDIKLLKPLLSKSEHVKGKINANLTFAGTTTSPLLNGELNLSQLNVRAYTLPFDVTEGYLKMLFKGTHSTLDGGIKSPNGQLSLTGDADWTDLANWKTRVHASTESENFRLNIPNMAKLDVVTEIEVSATPQKLTLNGDIFIPWARVEIEALPENTISVSSDEVIMDGSMRNKNELLKKLPQKDNSMAIEANVNIRLAEDEVKLNAYGLKTDLNGTIKVSQGEKGLGLYGQIFLDKGTYNSFGQNLVIRKGSIIFAGIPSQPSLNIEAIRNPEAIEDNNVTAGVKITGVADAPQVTVFSEPAMSKANALSYILTGRGLENSSEAGSQNSIAAAAIGLGLSQSSKLVGNIGNTFGIHDLHVTTAGIGDNTKVVVSGSLTPKFKVKYGTGIFAALSELTLRYRLAPQLYLQWVSSVNQTVDLMYKFEFD; encoded by the coding sequence ATGAACGATATAACAGAATTACCTCAAACAGAAGAAACAGAACGCCCAATAAAAACAAAAAGTAGATGGCGTTGGCTTGGTTATTTTTTCTTAGTCCTTGTTTCTATTTTTATTATTGTAATGGGTTTATTAACAACCAGCTTTGGACAACGTCAAGCTATCCTTTTAGCGAATAGATTAGTCGATCAACTTTCTATTTCAGAGGTTTCAGGTAATTTACAAGATGGACTAATTCTAAAAAATTCCCAATTTAAAATGGACGGTGTTAATGTCAAATTAAAAGAGGCAAATTTAAAATTAGATTTTAATTGCGTACTCGATTCAAAAGTATGTGTTGATCGTATTCAGTTACAAGATCCAACGATCCTTATTGATACAGCTAAACTGCCAAAGAGTAAAGCTGATCATACGAATAAAGTCATTAAATTTAATTTACCTATACCAATTTCAGCACAACAACTGTCTGTACACAATTTACATCTAAAAATTGATGAAACAGAACTTGATGTACAAAGTTTCACATCTGGTATTCAAGGAAAAGGTAAAGACTTAACCTTACAACCAACTAATATCCAAAATATTAGTTTATTGCTACCACCACAAGCGGTCAAATCTGAACAAAAATTTGCAAAAAATGAAAAGAATATGACCGCTTCTAATAAAAAGAAATTTGATATAGCAGCATTAAAAGATCGTCTTGCACAGCCTTTATTGACATTACCAAATGAAATTGCTATTCCATTGAATTTAGCCATTTTACAATTTAATGTTAAAAATATAGAGATTAAACAAGCGATTAAAGATCACGCTCCTAAATCGTTAATCAATATACATTCTGTTGCTATTAAAAAATCACAACTTAAAGATCAACAACTTGATTTAACCACTTTTTCTGTTACAAGTGATAAAGGTAATATTGATGCACAAGGAAAAATAATCTTAAAAGAGAGCTATCCTCTTGATTGGAAAATCAATGCAGATACCCCTTTATTTGAAGAATTGAAACTACCAGCATCTCAGGCTGAGATCACGCTTTCAGGTGCATTAAAAGAGAAAACAGTTCTCAAACTAACAACACAAGGGGCATTAACGAGCAAACTTAAAGGACATATTCAATTAAGCAAACCAAAAGCACCTTTTAAATTACATTTAACTAGCCCTAAGATTTTATATCCTTTTATTAAAGATAAACAAAAAAGCGAGCAATTTAATGCTCAAAATATTATGTTTAATTTAGACGGCAATTTATTAAATTACAATATTGATTTAGTTGCCAAATTGCTCGATCAACCTTTATCCCTTACAGGTAAACTTGCAAGCACGGATAAAGCGTGGATAGACGTACAAAATACGCTGTTTTTATACGGAAAAAATGAAATCAAAATGCACGGTCTAATTGGAGAGAATTCTGATTTCCACACTAATATTTCTGCTCCTGATTTAACAGGGTTAGTGCCTCACTTAAATGCAACGCTAAATGGTACATTGAATTTAAAAGGTAATGTAACTCAACCTAACATTGATTTAGATCTCATTGCTAAAAATGTAAATTATAAAAATTTAACCTTACGATACTTAACCACGAAAGGGCATATTTCGAGTGATGAACAAATAAAAGGTCATTTAAAAGCAAAATTAGATAAATTCAATTATAACGATATAAAAATAAATGATGCCGATCTTAATATTACAGGAACAGAAAAAGAGCATCATTTGACCTTAATCTCTAATGGTTCGCCTGTGGCAGGAAATTTGCAAATTTCTGGAAAATTTGACCGCTTATTACAACAATGGCGTGGTACTATACAAAATGTTAATGTCCAATCTCCTGTTGGTGTATTTAAAAATCAGCAAGATGTAAAAATAACCTATCTACATAAATTAAATCAGGCAGAAATATCTGCCCACTGTTGGCAAAATAAGAATATCGATCTCTGTTTTCCACATCAATTTAGTGTTGGAAAGGCTGGATCCGTACCTTTTAATATAACAAAGCTCAACCTAGATATTATCAAACCTTATTTAGATAAGAAAACCCAACTTAATGGCATTATTGAGGTTGTGGGTAATGCTCAATGGTTTAAAAATAAACCACCACAAATTGAAGTTGAAGCAAAATCAGAGCTTATTGGGATAAATCATAAAATTGACTATCGTCATTTTCCAATCACTGTTATGCCATTAAAACTTTCGGCAAAATTGCTTGATAATAATTTGAAAGTAAACACTGTTGCTCAAATAAAAAACAACGGTATATTAACCAGTGAATTAACCATTCAAGATATTACAGGACAACGTTATCTAGATGGATTTTTGAATATTGATGATATAGATATTAAATTACTAAAACCATTACTTTCAAAAAGTGAACATGTAAAAGGTAAAATAAATGCGAATCTAACTTTTGCTGGTACAACAACATCTCCTCTTTTAAATGGCGAATTAAATTTGAGTCAACTTAATGTTCGTGCTTACACTTTACCTTTTGATGTTACAGAAGGTTATTTAAAAATGTTATTTAAAGGTACACATTCAACCTTAGACGGCGGTATCAAGTCGCCTAATGGTCAACTTTCTTTAACTGGCGATGCAGATTGGACTGATTTAGCAAATTGGAAAACGCGAGTACACGCATCAACTGAAAGTGAAAACTTCCGTTTGAATATTCCAAATATGGCAAAATTAGATGTTGTTACTGAAATTGAAGTCAGTGCAACGCCACAAAAACTCACTTTAAATGGGGATATTTTTATTCCTTGGGCAAGAGTTGAAATTGAAGCTCTCCCTGAAAACACCATCAGTGTAAGTAGTGATGAAGTGATTATGGATGGCTCAATGCGCAATAAAAATGAATTGCTTAAAAAATTGCCTCAAAAAGATAATTCAATGGCAATTGAAGCCAATGTGAATATCCGCCTTGCTGAAGATGAAGTTAAACTAAATGCTTATGGCTTAAAAACAGATCTAAATGGAACAATCAAAGTTTCACAAGGTGAAAAAGGACTTGGTCTTTATGGGCAAATTTTCTTAGATAAAGGAACATATAATTCTTTTGGGCAAAATTTGGTTATTCGTAAGGGAAGTATTATTTTCGCTGGCATTCCTTCTCAACCAAGTTTAAATATTGAAGCAATCCGTAATCCAGAAGCAATTGAAGACAACAATGTAACAGCTGGTGTAAAAATTACAGGTGTTGCTGATGCTCCACAGGTAACCGTTTTCTCTGAACCTGCAATGTCAAAAGCAAATGCTCTTTCTTATATTCTAACAGGACGAGGGTTAGAAAATAGCAGTGAAGCAGGATCTCAAAACTCTATCGCAGCGGCAGCAATCGGACTAGGATTATCACAAAGTAGTAAATTAGTCGGAAATATTGGAAATACTTTTGGTATTCACGATCTGCATGTGACCACAGCAGGAATTGGCGATAACACCAAAGTGGTGGTAAGCGGTAGTTTAACGCCTAAATTTAAAGTAAAATACGGTACGGGTATTTTTGCTGCATTATCAGAATTAACTTTACGTTACCGCCTTGCACCACAACTCTACTTACAATGGGTGTCAAGCGTCAACCAAACTGTTGATTTAATGTATAAATTTGAATTTGATTAA
- the tamA gene encoding autotransporter assembly complex protein TamA encodes MNIRTIAGLIGICIPIVSWAGKGVQLDVKGIKNPNVLKNVTLYLSQIDKQEADGSERYKHLVTQMADKALRAEGYYHSKFEFNNNKDKLNLNVTLNKPVRLNERNIKIIGEATENKDFQNLITKQVPKKGTILNHGTYDSFKSKLENLAQTEGYFDSRWLYHRLEVYPTQYLANWQLGYDSGKRYHYGQITFKDSQIDQDYLENVLKIKSGDPYLMSDLSTLTNDLSSSKWFSSVLVEPKKRSDSQLVDLDVLLLPKKKNQIEIGIGYETEVGPHLQFNWKKPWLNQYGHSIETHTYVSKPKQTIDFAYNWPLKVHPLSYYYQVAASLEHEDLNDIRYSASTLSFQRFWNRPKSWSYNLGLKMRYDSFEEGNKRHKTFLLYPTASFKRIRSDGNAFPQWGDSQTVTVNYADTALKSDVSFYSIKASTAWVRTYYANHRVYLRAELGYLHSNEFEKIPVALRFFAGGDNSVRGFGYKQISPKDPQTGKLIGASRLATATAEYQYQFLPNWWGATFYDTGLAADNFNKKYLNSGVGLGIRWISPIGAIKFDIAKPVKSTENKNGIHYYIGLGSEL; translated from the coding sequence ATGAATATTCGTACTATTGCTGGTCTTATAGGGATCTGTATACCTATTGTGTCGTGGGCAGGAAAAGGCGTTCAATTAGATGTAAAAGGCATCAAAAATCCCAATGTTTTAAAAAACGTCACACTTTATTTATCACAAATTGATAAACAAGAAGCCGATGGTTCAGAGCGTTATAAACATTTAGTCACTCAAATGGCCGATAAAGCATTGCGTGCCGAAGGTTATTATCACTCAAAATTTGAGTTCAATAATAATAAAGATAAATTAAACCTTAATGTTACTCTCAATAAACCTGTTCGTTTAAATGAACGTAATATTAAAATTATTGGCGAAGCGACAGAAAATAAAGACTTTCAAAACTTAATCACTAAACAGGTACCGAAAAAAGGCACAATATTAAATCACGGTACTTATGATAGCTTTAAATCTAAATTAGAAAATCTTGCACAAACGGAAGGTTATTTTGATAGCCGCTGGCTGTACCATCGTTTAGAGGTTTATCCAACTCAATATTTAGCAAACTGGCAACTTGGTTATGACAGTGGCAAACGCTATCATTATGGACAAATCACTTTTAAAGATAGTCAAATTGATCAAGATTATCTTGAAAATGTATTAAAAATTAAATCTGGTGATCCTTACTTAATGTCTGATCTTTCAACATTAACCAACGACCTCTCTTCAAGTAAATGGTTTTCAAGTGTTTTAGTAGAACCTAAAAAACGCTCAGATTCACAGCTTGTGGATCTTGATGTATTACTTTTACCAAAGAAAAAAAATCAAATTGAAATTGGGATTGGTTATGAAACAGAAGTTGGACCTCACTTACAATTTAACTGGAAAAAGCCTTGGCTTAATCAATATGGGCATAGTATAGAAACTCATACTTATGTTTCAAAACCAAAACAAACTATTGATTTTGCCTATAATTGGCCTTTAAAAGTACATCCATTGTCTTACTATTATCAAGTTGCAGCCTCATTGGAACACGAAGATCTCAATGATATTCGCTACTCTGCTTCAACCTTAAGTTTTCAACGCTTTTGGAATAGACCAAAAAGCTGGTCTTATAATTTAGGTTTAAAAATGCGTTACGATAGTTTTGAGGAAGGCAATAAGCGTCATAAAACATTTTTACTTTATCCAACAGCCTCATTTAAACGCATTCGTTCAGATGGTAATGCATTTCCACAATGGGGGGATTCACAAACTGTGACGGTAAACTATGCCGATACAGCATTAAAATCAGATGTTAGTTTTTATAGTATCAAAGCCTCTACCGCTTGGGTAAGAACCTACTATGCCAATCATCGTGTTTATCTAAGGGCAGAGTTGGGATATTTACACAGTAATGAATTTGAAAAAATTCCTGTAGCATTACGTTTTTTTGCTGGGGGCGATAATAGTGTTAGAGGCTTTGGCTACAAACAGATCTCGCCCAAAGATCCCCAAACAGGTAAGTTGATTGGTGCATCTCGACTTGCAACTGCAACCGCTGAATATCAATACCAATTTTTACCCAATTGGTGGGGAGCGACTTTCTATGATACAGGTTTAGCCGCAGATAATTTTAATAAAAAATATCTTAATTCTGGTGTCGGTTTAGGTATTCGTTGGATTTCTCCGATTGGAGCAATCAAATTTGATATTGCTAAGCCTGTGAAATCAACAGAAAATAAAAATGGTATCCATTACTATATTGGATTAGGTTCAGAACTTTAA
- a CDS encoding YcgL domain-containing protein, whose translation MICAIYRSSKKEGMYLYIEKKEDFSSLPEELLNSFGKPQFAMLFNLKGEKQLRIASNDEVLNTIKQQGFYLQVPPLPENLLNSLK comes from the coding sequence ATGATTTGTGCAATTTATAGAAGCTCTAAAAAGGAAGGAATGTATTTATATATTGAAAAGAAAGAGGATTTTTCATCTCTTCCTGAGGAATTATTAAACAGTTTTGGAAAGCCGCAATTTGCAATGTTGTTTAACCTTAAAGGGGAAAAGCAGCTTAGAATTGCTTCTAATGATGAAGTATTAAATACGATCAAGCAACAAGGCTTTTATTTACAAGTTCCGCCACTTCCTGAAAATTTATTAAATTCATTAAAATAA
- a CDS encoding replicative DNA helicase, protein MSEYKKKSDDKRIEQINIAPHSLEAEQAVLGSVMLDNSCWTEVSEKVQASDFYNYAHRIIFEQMLELDRNNQPIDIITLDETLKNKGVLDDVGGFAYLAELSKNTPSVANILTYAEIVSEKAICRELISASNKIAEMSYNPKGMPVTEVLDQAEKAVFHIAEKRTSSDEGPKKVTDILAATLNKIEVLSQSNNNGVTGVSSGFTDLDKRTAGLQPSDLIIVAARPSMGKTTFAMNLCENASMINDEEGKPCKPVLIFSLEMPSDQIMMRMLASLSKVDQTKIRTGQLTDDEDWAKISSTTAILQERNNIFIDDSSALTPSELRSRARRLHSERGGLSLIMVDYLQLMRAPGFSDNRTLEIAEISRSLKALAKELEVPVVALSQLNRSLEQRADKRPVNSDLRESGSIEQDADLIMFIYRDEVYHDQSELKGIAEIIIGKQRNGPIGKVKLAFNGQFSRFDNLAPSSYNNYYDDE, encoded by the coding sequence ATGAGCGAATACAAGAAAAAATCCGACGATAAACGAATTGAGCAAATCAACATTGCCCCTCATTCTTTAGAAGCTGAGCAAGCTGTACTAGGCAGTGTAATGCTAGATAATTCTTGCTGGACAGAAGTTTCTGAAAAAGTACAAGCCAGTGATTTTTACAATTATGCCCACCGCATTATATTTGAACAAATGCTTGAGCTTGATCGTAATAATCAACCTATTGATATCATTACGCTTGATGAAACCCTTAAAAATAAAGGTGTATTAGATGATGTCGGTGGTTTTGCTTATCTTGCTGAACTCTCAAAAAATACGCCAAGTGTGGCAAATATCCTCACTTATGCTGAGATTGTGAGTGAAAAAGCAATTTGCCGTGAGTTAATTTCAGCAAGTAATAAAATTGCAGAAATGAGCTACAATCCAAAAGGAATGCCTGTAACAGAAGTGCTTGATCAAGCTGAAAAAGCCGTATTCCATATCGCAGAAAAACGAACGTCTAGCGATGAAGGTCCTAAAAAGGTAACAGATATTTTGGCTGCAACATTAAATAAAATCGAAGTGCTTTCACAGAGTAATAATAATGGGGTAACAGGTGTTTCATCAGGTTTTACTGATTTAGATAAACGTACTGCAGGTTTACAGCCATCGGATTTAATTATCGTTGCTGCTCGTCCATCAATGGGTAAAACAACCTTTGCGATGAACTTATGTGAAAATGCCTCTATGATTAACGATGAAGAAGGAAAGCCTTGCAAACCTGTTCTCATTTTCAGCCTTGAAATGCCATCGGATCAAATTATGATGCGTATGCTCGCTTCACTTTCAAAAGTGGATCAAACTAAGATCCGTACAGGGCAATTAACCGATGATGAAGATTGGGCAAAAATTTCAAGTACCACCGCAATTTTACAAGAACGTAATAATATTTTTATTGATGATAGCTCAGCTTTAACACCATCTGAATTACGTTCTCGTGCAAGACGTTTACACAGTGAGCGTGGCGGACTAAGCTTAATAATGGTCGATTACCTTCAACTAATGCGAGCACCAGGATTTAGCGATAACAGAACCCTTGAAATCGCTGAGATTTCACGTTCATTAAAAGCCCTTGCCAAAGAATTAGAAGTCCCTGTTGTGGCTCTTTCTCAGTTAAACCGTAGCTTGGAGCAACGTGCTGATAAACGCCCTGTAAACTCAGATTTGCGTGAATCAGGCTCTATTGAGCAAGATGCCGACTTGATTATGTTTATCTATCGAGATGAAGTTTATCACGATCAATCTGAACTAAAAGGCATTGCTGAAATTATTATTGGTAAACAGCGTAATGGTCCGATTGGTAAAGTTAAATTGGCGTTTAATGGTCAATTTTCTCGCTTTGATAATCTTGCACCAAGCTCTTACAATAATTATTACGATGACGAATAA